In Yersinia enterocolitica subsp. enterocolitica, one DNA window encodes the following:
- the htpX gene encoding protease HtpX has translation MMRIALFLLTNLAVMLVFGLVLSLTGIQSSSVQGLMIMAGLFGFGGAFVSLLMSKWMALRSVGGEVIEQPRNETERWLLDTVRRQSQQAGIAMPQVAIYQAPDINAFATGARRDASLVAVSTGLLQNMSRDEAEAVIAHEISHVANGDMVTMTLIQGIVNTFVIFISRLIAQVAAGFLSGDRDNEGSSSGNPMVYFAVSMVLELVFGILASIITMWFSRHREFHADAGSARLVGREKMIAALQRLKTSYEPQEAGNLMAFCINGKSKSFSELFMSHPPLDKRIEALRSGEYLK, from the coding sequence ATGTTGGTGTTCGGGTTGGTGCTTAGCCTGACAGGTATTCAGTCCAGCAGTGTGCAGGGGCTGATGATTATGGCCGGTCTGTTTGGTTTCGGCGGCGCATTTGTTTCGTTGCTGATGTCCAAATGGATGGCTCTTCGTTCCGTGGGGGGTGAAGTTATTGAACAACCCCGTAATGAAACTGAGCGCTGGTTATTGGACACAGTACGTCGCCAGTCTCAGCAGGCAGGTATTGCCATGCCGCAAGTGGCTATTTATCAGGCTCCGGATATAAATGCCTTCGCGACCGGTGCCCGTCGTGATGCTTCATTGGTCGCTGTCAGTACCGGTTTGTTGCAGAACATGAGCCGTGATGAAGCAGAGGCAGTTATTGCCCATGAAATTAGCCATGTGGCGAATGGTGATATGGTCACCATGACCTTAATTCAAGGTATTGTGAATACCTTTGTTATCTTCATTTCACGTTTGATTGCGCAAGTGGCTGCTGGCTTCTTGTCGGGTGATCGTGATAATGAAGGGAGCAGTTCAGGTAACCCAATGGTTTACTTCGCGGTTTCAATGGTATTGGAGCTGGTGTTCGGTATTCTTGCCAGCATTATTACCATGTGGTTCTCGCGTCATCGTGAATTCCATGCCGACGCCGGTTCAGCAAGATTGGTGGGGCGTGAGAAGATGATTGCTGCCTTGCAGCGGCTGAAAACCAGCTATGAACCGCAGGAAGCGGGTAATCTGATGGCTTTCTGTATTAACGGCAAATCTAAATCATTCAGCGAGCTGTTTATGTCCCACCCGCCGCTGGACAAACGTATTGAAGCTTTGCGTTCTGGTGAATACCTGAAATAA
- a CDS encoding IS110-like element ISYen1 family transposase: MKVSTLGIDLAKNVFQLHGVGCNGQTVLKKKLTRDKFLPFLMQLEPCLIGMEACASSHHFARVLRQYGHEVKLIPPQYVKPYVKTNKTDAADAEAICEAVARPNMRFVQIKTAEQQAILVLHTERNILIRERTACANSMRAILAEFGIIMPRTLSQLYKKVPEILEEYDNELSPFVRCSVARQLEHLQGVEDQITLIEQELSSWAKTQPACQRVLKVPGVGLMTATYLVASVGNGQQFHSAKQFAAWLGLVPREFSSGGKQRLGRISKRGDRYFRYLLVHGARAVAAVIERHKDNMPWLYRLLSKKAYNVAVVAQANKTARILWSMLVHHTEYRTLSAV; the protein is encoded by the coding sequence ATGAAAGTATCTACTCTTGGTATCGACTTGGCAAAAAATGTTTTCCAGCTTCATGGTGTCGGCTGCAACGGTCAAACTGTTCTTAAGAAGAAACTCACCCGCGATAAATTCCTTCCTTTTCTCATGCAACTTGAACCTTGCTTGATTGGCATGGAGGCCTGTGCTTCCAGTCATCATTTTGCGCGTGTTTTACGGCAGTATGGGCATGAGGTTAAACTCATTCCCCCTCAGTATGTGAAACCTTATGTCAAAACGAATAAGACAGATGCCGCTGATGCAGAAGCCATTTGTGAAGCTGTTGCACGGCCTAATATGCGTTTTGTTCAGATTAAAACGGCAGAGCAACAAGCTATTCTGGTGTTGCATACCGAGCGAAATATCCTTATCCGCGAACGCACGGCTTGTGCTAATAGTATGCGGGCCATTTTGGCTGAATTTGGCATCATCATGCCTCGCACATTAAGTCAGCTGTATAAGAAAGTCCCTGAAATACTGGAAGAATATGATAACGAGTTATCACCTTTTGTCCGTTGTAGTGTCGCACGTCAACTTGAACACCTTCAGGGTGTGGAAGATCAAATCACGTTGATCGAACAAGAACTTAGCAGTTGGGCAAAAACACAACCCGCCTGCCAGCGGGTCTTGAAAGTCCCTGGTGTGGGATTGATGACGGCGACCTACCTTGTGGCGTCAGTGGGGAATGGGCAACAATTTCATTCAGCGAAACAGTTTGCCGCCTGGTTGGGATTGGTGCCGAGAGAATTCTCCAGTGGCGGTAAGCAGAGATTGGGCCGAATCAGCAAAAGAGGTGACCGCTATTTCCGTTATCTTCTGGTCCATGGTGCGCGGGCAGTTGCAGCTGTTATTGAGAGACACAAAGACAATATGCCGTGGCTTTACAGGCTGTTGAGTAAAAAGGCCTATAACGTAGCCGTTGTGGCACAGGCCAATAAAACGGCACGTATTTTGTGGTCGATGCTGGTTCATCATACGGAATATCGAACCTTATCCGCGGTTTGA